The DNA sequence ATTTACTTTAGCCGGTGCACATGCGGCAATCGTTCAATGTTCGTCGTGCCACTTGGGCAATACAACTTCAGCAAGTCCAAATTGTATTTCATGTCATCAGGCGCAGTATAATGGGGCACCAGGTCATGTGGCCTCCAAGTTTCCGGCCGATTGTACCTTGTGCCACAACAATAACAATTGGCTTGGCGCGACATTCAACCATTCAGCGACCAATTTCCCATTGACTGGCGCTCACACAACAGTAGATTGTGCAAGCTGCCATACGACTGGATATGCCGGAACATCCATGGAATGCAAAAGCTGCCATCAAGCCAATTACAATTCAGCAGCCAATCCAAACCATAAGACTTTGGGATTGTCTGTTACATGTACTGACTGCCATACCACAAATCCCGGCTGGCAACCAGCTACATTCCCCATTCACAGTACTTACTATGCGTTAACCGGTGCACATGCGACAATTGCCAACAACTGTGCCGCTTGCCACAATGGAAATTATACTTCTACACCGAACACTTGTTATGAATGTCATACCACAGACTATAACAATACCAAGAATCCGGTACATAAAACCTCGGGGTTCTCAACGGACTGTGCATCATGCCATAAAACAACAGCCTGGGTACCTTCAACATTTAATCACACGACATATTTCCCAATTTCAACCGGAAAGCACACCAATATTAGCTGTGCAACCTGCCATACTACGCCAACAAATTATACCGTATTTACTTGTGTAACATCAGCATGTCATGCGAGAGCCCATAACCAAAGTCAAGGCAGTGCAGGGTGTTATCGATGTCATCCAACAGGAAAAGAATAAGGAGAGAGATTAGAAGATTTGGAGAAACTAACAGAAAGGATTGAATGAAGAGGTGCTTTTTAATTTTCATAGTGACATTATCGATATTGAATCTTTACGGGCAAGAGGATCGGCCAATTGCTGAAGGAAAAGTTTCATACATTACCCTTCAGAATATTTACGTGAAGTTTGAAACTTCAGGATTGGTTCAACCCGGCGATACCGTTTTTATCCGGAAGGATCAGGCTTTAGTTCCACTGTTTGTTACCGAATCGGTATCTTCACTTTCGTGTGTCGGCAAGCCTGTTGCTAAAACCGACATTAAAGTTTCGGACGTTGTTGTCATTAAAGTTAAAAAATCGTCAAAGCCTACGCCAAGAAAAGATAAAATCCCTACGGGACCTTCAAGTCTCAGAACTGATTCTGTTCAAAGTCCTGAATCGAAACTTCCGGACAAATCGGTACCTGGATTAGAAAGAGCAGAGAGAATCTGGGGACGATTATCGGCCACATCTTATTCAAGCTTCTCGAATACCTCTGATTTCAACCAGCGGATGCGGTACACTTTTACGCTTTCGGCCGATCATATTTCTGGAGGTAGAATTTCGACTGACACCTACATTACGTTTACCCATAAGCTCAATGAGTGGGCTACTGTAAAGAATAACATTTTCGATGCATTTAAAATCTATAGCTTGTCGGTAAACTATGATGTGACCAACAAAACGCAGGTTGCTGTTGGCCGGAAAATCAATCCCAAAATTGCCAGTATCGGCGCCATTGATGGCTTACAGGCTGAAACGAAAGCCGGAAATTTCACTTTGGGGGCAGTTGCCGGAACCAGCCCTGATTATACGGATTATAGTTTCAATCCCAAACTTTTCGAATACGGTGGCTACATATCGCACGACATCAATAATAAATCGGGCAACATGTCTAGTTCATTGGCGTTTTTTCAACAAACCAGCCACGGAATGACCGACCGACGCTTCGCGTACTTTCAGCACGATAACTCACTGATCAAAAACATCAACTTGTTTGTCTCTTCTGAAGTTGACTTATATGCCTTGAAAGACAGCATTCCAACCAACACGATTAGCCTGACCAGTCTTTATCTTTCATTACGCTACCGGGTTTCCAAACAACTCTCGGCCTACCTTTCGTACGATGCGCGCAAAAACGTAATCTATTACGAAACGTTTAAAAACTACCTCGACTTGCTTTTGCAGGATGCGACCAGGCAGGGATATCAACTTCGGATTAATTACCGGCCATCGAATTCGATCAGCTCAAGTCTTACCGGAGGATACCGGTTCCAGAAAAACGACATTCATCCTATGCTCAATGTCAATGGCTTTTTAACCTTCTCCAAGGTGCCTGGAATCAATTCATCGGTAACGTTCTCGACCAACTGGATTCAATCAAGTTATGTTGACGGAATGATTTACGGTGTTCAATTAGACAAAGAGCTTGTTCCTTCGAAGTTGAGTGCCGGTATCAATTACCGGTTAGTTGATAATAAATACCTGAATGCCACTTCGGGACCGCGTTCGCTGCAACACATGGCTGCATTGGAACTTTCTTGGCAAATCAGCAAGAAAATGTATTTTTCAGCCAATTACGATGGCACTTTCGAGAAATCGAACAAGTACCACAGCATCTATGTAAGCCTCACCCAGCGGTTTTAATCATCCACAGTCACAAAAAAATCCGATGCTTTTCGGCACCGGATTCTGAATATGTTGAGGAATAATTCTTACAATTTGGCAAACAACTTTTTCATACTTACTTCGCCTGAAATGATACTTTTCAGGTCACTGATTTTGACGCGATCCTGTAGCATAGTGTCGCGATAACGAATGGTTACAGTTCCATCTTCGAGTGTGACATGGTCAACAGTTACACAGAAAGGTGTCCCGATCGCATCCTGGCGACGGTAACGTTTTCCAATCGAGTCTTTTTCGTCGTATTGGCAATTGAAATCAAATTTCAGGTCGTCAATAATTTCACGAGCCTTTTCAGCTAAACCATCTTTTTTCATCAAAGGCAGAACAGCCAGTTTAACCGGAGCCAAAGGTGCCGGAATACGAAGCACTACGCGAATATCTTTTTTACCATCTTCGCTGGTCATTTCTTCTTCGGCATACGATGCTGCCATAATTTGCAGGAACATGCGGTCGACTCCGATAGAAGTTTCAACTACGAAGGGAACATATGATTCATTCAGTTCCGGATCGAAATAAGTAATCTTCTTGCCCGAATACTGTTGGTGCTGCGACAAATCGAAGTCGGTGCGAGAGTGAATTCCTTCCACCTCTTTAAAGCCGAATGGGAAACGGTATTCAACATCGACTGCAGCATTGGCGTAATGGGCCAGCTTGTCGTGTTCGTGAAAACGGTAGTTTTCCTGACCAAATCCAAGCGCCTGATGCCAGGCCATACGGGTTTGTTTCCATTTCTGAAACCATTCCAATTCGCTGCCTGGACGGACAAAGAACTGCAATTCCATTTGTTCAAACTCGCGCATCCGGAAAATAAACTG is a window from the Aquipluma nitroreducens genome containing:
- a CDS encoding glycine--tRNA ligase is translated as MAQEDVFKKLVAHCKEYGFVFQSSEIYDGLGAVYDYGQNGVELKNNIKKYWWDSMVLLHENVVGIDSAIFMHPTIWKASGHVDAFNDPLIDNKDSKKRYRADVLIEEQLAKYEDKIEKEVEKAKKRFGESFDEKQFKETNGRVLEYQAKWDELQGRFVKALNDSNLEELKQIIIDQEIVCPISGTRNWTDVRQFNLMFSTEMGSTADGALKIYLRPETAQGIFVNYLNVQKTGRMKIPFGIAQIGKAFRNEIVARQFIFRMREFEQMELQFFVRPGSELEWFQKWKQTRMAWHQALGFGQENYRFHEHDKLAHYANAAVDVEYRFPFGFKEVEGIHSRTDFDLSQHQQYSGKKITYFDPELNESYVPFVVETSIGVDRMFLQIMAASYAEEEMTSEDGKKDIRVVLRIPAPLAPVKLAVLPLMKKDGLAEKAREIIDDLKFDFNCQYDEKDSIGKRYRRQDAIGTPFCVTVDHVTLEDGTVTIRYRDTMLQDRVKISDLKSIISGEVSMKKLFAKL